One genomic segment of Mycolicibacterium neworleansense includes these proteins:
- a CDS encoding fatty acid desaturase family protein: MAIADVSTYLHLSSADVEEIAYELDVIRRDIEESLGAKDAAYIRRVIHFQRAVDVAARLMIAGSRSKTGWLVGTCALAYAKSIENMELGHNISHGQWDWMNDPEIHSTTWEWDMVGQSAQWRYSHNYRHHVYSNVLGMDEDIGYRLHRVTTDQPWRWVHLATPVRNLVLAAMFEWGIALHGLHSERLRHETPDGLAVEKRNFRDKIVRQLAKDYVFLPALSLRRWRRTLAANITANVLRNLWVYVNIICGHIPDGTETFDPAVVKDETKGEWYLRQMVGTANFNAGPLLAVSGGHLCYQIEHHLFPDLPSNRLPQISVRVRELCEKYDLPYNTASLPRQYFRTQRIIHGLAFPDWMLSIGRRRRN, from the coding sequence ATGGCGATCGCCGATGTCTCCACCTACTTGCATCTCAGCAGCGCAGACGTCGAAGAGATCGCCTATGAACTCGACGTGATCCGCCGAGACATCGAGGAATCGCTCGGGGCGAAGGACGCGGCCTACATCCGGCGGGTGATCCATTTCCAGCGCGCGGTCGATGTCGCGGCGCGCCTGATGATCGCCGGCAGTCGGTCGAAGACCGGTTGGTTGGTGGGAACGTGCGCGCTGGCATATGCGAAGTCCATCGAGAACATGGAACTCGGCCACAACATCTCCCATGGCCAGTGGGACTGGATGAACGACCCCGAAATCCACTCCACTACCTGGGAGTGGGACATGGTCGGGCAGTCCGCGCAGTGGCGATACTCGCACAACTACCGGCATCACGTGTACAGCAATGTCCTCGGCATGGACGAGGACATCGGTTACCGCCTGCACCGGGTCACCACCGACCAACCGTGGCGCTGGGTCCATCTCGCGACTCCGGTGCGAAACCTGGTGCTGGCCGCGATGTTCGAGTGGGGCATCGCTCTGCATGGCCTGCACTCCGAGCGTCTCCGGCACGAGACGCCAGACGGCCTCGCCGTGGAGAAGCGGAACTTCCGCGACAAGATCGTGCGGCAGCTCGCCAAGGACTATGTGTTCCTGCCCGCCCTGAGCCTGCGCCGGTGGCGTCGGACTCTGGCAGCCAACATCACCGCGAATGTGCTCCGGAACCTGTGGGTGTACGTGAACATCATCTGCGGGCACATTCCCGACGGCACCGAGACTTTCGACCCGGCGGTGGTCAAGGACGAGACCAAAGGCGAATGGTATCTCCGGCAAATGGTCGGGACCGCAAACTTCAACGCGGGCCCGCTGCTGGCGGTCTCGGGCGGTCACCTGTGCTATCAGATCGAGCACCACCTGTTCCCCGACCTGCCGAGCAACCGCCTACCGCAGATCAGCGTTCGCGTCCGGGAACTGTGCGAGAAGTACGACCTGCCCTACAACACCGCATCGCTTCCGCGCCAGTATTTCCGGACGCAACGGATCATCCACGGGTTGGCGTTTCCCGACTGGATGCTGAGCATCGGCCGGCGCCGCCGCAATTAG
- a CDS encoding ferredoxin--NADP reductase gives METSTTPLDRSARATDADGFTPAQVKRVIRETTDAVSLVLDVPDQARDRFHYLAGQFVTIRVDLGGAQHRRCYSMSSSPAVETDLRITVKRDRDGLVSNWINDAVGIGDELHIAPPEGRFVLTGATRDVVTFAGGSGITPVFSLVHSTLAATAHKARLFYANRNLESVIFRDALAELADIHPGRFEVHHHLDDRDGIVSPQRIADFIAGGNLTGTDYYICGPTPFMDTVERVLLDAGVPKQQMHLERFTVAAIPPPDPAEPTVTEEVTIELDRRTVTVPYRAGNTLLQTARLAGLKAPSSCETGSCGTCMAQVVEGRARMLNNDALDDDEVAEGWVVTCQALPTSRTVKVVYE, from the coding sequence ATGGAGACGTCGACGACACCCCTGGATCGCTCGGCCCGCGCGACGGACGCCGACGGGTTCACGCCCGCGCAGGTGAAACGGGTGATCCGGGAAACCACCGACGCGGTGTCACTGGTGCTCGACGTACCGGATCAAGCCAGAGACCGATTCCATTATCTGGCAGGGCAATTCGTCACCATTCGGGTAGATCTCGGCGGTGCGCAGCATCGCCGCTGCTATTCGATGTCCTCGTCCCCCGCCGTCGAAACCGATTTGCGGATCACCGTCAAACGCGATCGGGACGGCCTGGTCTCCAACTGGATCAACGACGCGGTCGGCATCGGCGATGAACTGCACATCGCACCGCCCGAAGGGCGCTTCGTCCTGACCGGCGCCACCCGCGACGTCGTCACCTTCGCCGGCGGCAGCGGCATCACCCCGGTGTTCTCATTGGTGCACTCGACGCTGGCAGCCACCGCCCACAAGGCCCGGTTGTTCTACGCCAACCGCAACCTCGAATCGGTGATCTTCCGGGATGCCCTGGCCGAGCTCGCCGATATCCACCCCGGGCGCTTCGAGGTGCACCACCATCTCGACGACCGCGACGGGATCGTCTCACCGCAACGGATCGCCGACTTCATCGCCGGCGGAAACCTCACCGGCACCGACTACTACATCTGCGGTCCCACACCGTTCATGGACACCGTCGAACGAGTGCTGCTCGACGCCGGGGTTCCCAAGCAGCAGATGCATCTGGAGCGCTTCACCGTCGCGGCGATCCCGCCTCCCGACCCGGCCGAACCCACGGTCACCGAAGAGGTGACCATCGAACTCGACCGCCGGACCGTCACAGTGCCCTACCGGGCCGGCAACACGCTGCTGCAGACCGCACGGCTGGCCGGCCTGAAGGCCCCGTCGTCGTGCGAAACCGGCTCCTGCGGAACATGTATGGCGCAGGTGGTCGAGGGCCGCGCACGAATGCTGAACAACGACGCCCTCGATGACGACGAGGTCGCCGAGGGCTGGGTGGTGACCTGCCAGGCGCTGCCCACCAGTCGCACAGTAAAGGTGGTGTACGAATGA
- a CDS encoding SDR family NAD(P)-dependent oxidoreductase — MSRVAVVTGGASGMGEATCHELGRRGHRVAVLDVNADAAQRVTDDLRSAGVTAFAVGADITDRAAVEEAFGKVRSELGPVGILVTSAGMFGYASFAEITEQSWAQMLEVNLSGTFRCAQVALPDMVDAGWGRIVMISSSSAQRGTPFAAHYAASKGALLTLTKSLAREYAAHGITVNNIPPSGIETPMQHQSQAAGYLPSNETIAANIPLGRLGTGADIAAAVGFLCSEEAGFITGQTLGVNGGAVM; from the coding sequence ATGAGCAGGGTGGCCGTGGTGACCGGTGGCGCATCGGGCATGGGCGAGGCGACGTGTCACGAGCTCGGGCGGCGTGGCCACCGGGTCGCCGTGCTCGACGTGAATGCCGATGCCGCGCAACGCGTCACAGACGATCTGCGGTCGGCCGGCGTCACCGCCTTCGCGGTGGGAGCCGACATCACCGATCGCGCAGCGGTGGAGGAGGCCTTCGGCAAGGTCCGCAGCGAGCTCGGACCGGTCGGCATCCTGGTGACCAGCGCGGGAATGTTCGGGTACGCGTCGTTCGCCGAGATCACCGAACAATCCTGGGCACAGATGCTCGAGGTGAACCTGAGCGGGACGTTCCGGTGCGCTCAGGTGGCCCTGCCGGACATGGTCGATGCCGGCTGGGGCCGCATCGTGATGATCTCCTCTTCCAGCGCCCAGCGCGGCACGCCGTTCGCGGCTCATTACGCCGCCTCCAAAGGCGCGCTGTTGACCTTGACCAAATCACTGGCCCGCGAGTACGCCGCGCACGGCATCACGGTCAACAACATCCCCCCATCGGGTATCGAGACCCCGATGCAGCACCAGTCGCAGGCGGCAGGTTACCTGCCGTCCAATGAGACGATCGCTGCCAACATCCCCCTCGGTCGCCTCGGCACGGGAGCCGATATCGCTGCCGCCGTGGGATTCCTGTGCTCCGAGGAGGCCGGTTTCATCACCGGACAAACGCTCGGTGTCAACGGCGGCGCCGTGATGTAG
- a CDS encoding aromatic ring-hydroxylating oxygenase subunit alpha — protein sequence MATKWPKPAEGSWTQHYPDLGTGPIPFQDSISAEFYAMEREAIFKRAWLNISRIEETPEAGSFITRQIEAADASLLLVKTHDGDIRAFHNLCRRRGHPVVSTDFRATELRNTGGELECRHCGWRYGLDGRLLSRPDEDSFIGLDAADYGLVPVHCDVWAGFVFVNFDREPAQTLRDFLGPMVTALDDYPFGKLTERYDWVAHNNSNWKIFADAFQEYYHVPSLHTQQVPPEVRDPNAGFTCGHFQLDGPHRLVSTAGTRRWLLAPEYMYPIERATQSGLVGPWRTPDIGELPAGLNPGNIEPWGISNFQIFPNLEILIYGGWYLLYRYWPTSHNTHRFEAFTYFHPARTVRERIEHEVAAVVLKEFALQDAGMLGGTQAALEYDVIDDFPLNDQEILVRHLHKMAVDWVEDYQRERTPAGASR from the coding sequence ATGGCAACCAAGTGGCCCAAGCCGGCTGAGGGCTCCTGGACCCAGCACTACCCCGATCTGGGCACCGGCCCGATCCCGTTCCAGGACTCCATCTCCGCCGAGTTCTACGCCATGGAACGGGAGGCGATCTTCAAGCGGGCCTGGCTCAACATCAGCCGGATCGAGGAGACGCCCGAGGCCGGTAGTTTCATCACCCGCCAGATCGAGGCCGCCGATGCGTCGCTGCTGCTGGTGAAAACCCACGACGGCGACATCCGCGCCTTTCACAATCTGTGCCGTAGGCGTGGGCACCCGGTGGTGTCAACAGACTTCCGGGCGACCGAATTGCGCAACACCGGCGGCGAATTGGAATGTCGGCACTGCGGGTGGCGGTACGGCCTCGACGGGCGGCTGCTCTCGCGGCCCGACGAGGACAGCTTCATCGGCCTGGACGCCGCCGACTACGGCCTGGTCCCGGTGCACTGCGACGTCTGGGCCGGTTTCGTGTTCGTCAACTTCGACCGCGAGCCGGCCCAAACCCTCCGCGACTTCCTCGGCCCCATGGTCACCGCACTCGACGACTACCCCTTCGGCAAACTCACCGAGCGATACGACTGGGTCGCGCACAACAACAGCAACTGGAAGATCTTCGCCGACGCCTTCCAGGAGTACTACCACGTGCCGTCGCTGCACACCCAGCAAGTGCCGCCGGAGGTCCGGGATCCCAACGCCGGCTTCACCTGTGGGCACTTTCAGCTCGACGGCCCGCACCGACTGGTCTCGACGGCCGGTACCCGGCGCTGGCTGCTGGCACCGGAGTACATGTACCCGATCGAGCGGGCCACCCAGAGCGGGCTGGTGGGCCCGTGGCGCACTCCGGACATCGGCGAACTGCCGGCGGGGCTCAACCCCGGCAACATCGAACCGTGGGGTATCAGCAACTTCCAGATCTTCCCCAACCTGGAGATCCTGATCTACGGCGGCTGGTACCTGCTGTATCGCTACTGGCCGACCTCGCACAACACCCACCGGTTCGAGGCGTTCACCTATTTCCATCCGGCCCGCACCGTGCGTGAGCGCATCGAACACGAGGTGGCCGCGGTGGTACTCAAAGAGTTCGCCCTGCAGGACGCCGGCATGCTGGGCGGAACCCAGGCCGCGCTCGAGTACGACGTCATCGACGACTTCCCGCTCAACGATCAGGAGATCCTGGTACGCCACCTGCACAAGATGGCGGTCGACTGGGTCGAGGACTACCAGCGTGAACGCACACCGGCGGGAGCATCGCGATGA
- a CDS encoding TauD/TfdA dioxygenase family protein codes for MSVLTINKLTTSVGAEVVGVDPELLGADDSLGTAILDALEDNGVLVFHGLHLNPEAQVAFCQRLGEIDRSADGHHPVSGIYPITLDRTKNKAAEYLKATFDWHIDGCTPMHDECPQKATVLSAVEVAASGGETEFANAYAAYDSLTEAEKQRYGSLRVVHSLEASQRRVYPDPTPEQRQRWAARPTHENPLVWTHRSGRKSLVLGASADYIVGMDRDEGRALLAELLDHATTPDKVYRHKWSVGDTVIWDNQGVLHRAAPYEPNSPRHMLRTTVLGDEPIQ; via the coding sequence ATGAGTGTGCTGACCATCAACAAGCTGACGACCTCGGTGGGGGCCGAGGTGGTCGGCGTCGACCCGGAACTCCTGGGCGCCGACGACAGCCTGGGTACCGCAATCCTGGACGCGCTGGAAGACAACGGTGTCCTGGTCTTCCACGGCCTGCACCTGAATCCCGAAGCCCAGGTGGCCTTCTGCCAACGTCTCGGCGAGATCGACCGCTCTGCTGACGGCCATCACCCCGTCTCCGGTATCTACCCGATCACCCTTGACCGGACGAAGAACAAGGCCGCCGAATACCTCAAGGCCACCTTCGACTGGCACATCGACGGCTGCACCCCCATGCACGACGAATGCCCGCAGAAGGCGACCGTGCTGTCCGCGGTCGAGGTCGCCGCCAGCGGTGGGGAAACGGAGTTCGCCAACGCGTATGCGGCGTACGACTCGCTCACCGAGGCCGAGAAGCAGCGCTACGGCTCGCTGCGGGTGGTGCATTCCCTGGAGGCGTCACAGCGTCGGGTCTACCCCGACCCGACGCCGGAACAACGGCAACGGTGGGCTGCACGCCCGACCCACGAGAATCCGCTGGTATGGACGCACCGCAGTGGGCGAAAGTCATTGGTGCTGGGCGCCTCCGCGGATTACATCGTCGGGATGGATCGCGACGAAGGACGCGCACTGCTGGCAGAGCTCCTCGACCATGCCACCACGCCGGACAAGGTGTACCGGCACAAGTGGTCCGTCGGCGACACCGTGATCTGGGACAACCAGGGTGTCCTGCACCGGGCCGCGCCATATGAACCCAACTCACCGCGACACATGCTGCGCACCACCGTGCTCGGTGACGAACCGATCCAATAG
- a CDS encoding maleylpyruvate isomerase family mycothiol-dependent enzyme — MIRLDVRQWFPVERLALLSMLESLQPTDWARPTVCPGWTVHDIVAHILNDYLRRLSGSRDGYGGAVFADDETLPAYLARVNDEFVRAMRQCSPATMIDLLSHLGPQLDAVWADIDLDGPAHLNVSWAGAATSPAWLDIARDYTEYWVHQQQIRDAVSAPGADEPRLLNPVLVAFLHAVPFALREHPRPAGTAVGFDITGPAGGHWALISDGSRWDLVAGSVPDPAAAVRMDQDTLWRLASRGISAEQGRQRAELHGDSQLAEAAASLLAVVL; from the coding sequence ATGATCCGACTCGATGTCCGCCAGTGGTTTCCGGTGGAACGACTGGCCCTGCTGTCCATGCTGGAAAGCCTGCAGCCGACGGACTGGGCCAGGCCCACGGTGTGCCCCGGGTGGACGGTGCACGACATCGTGGCGCACATACTCAACGACTACCTGCGGCGCCTGTCGGGCAGCCGCGACGGGTACGGCGGTGCGGTGTTCGCCGATGACGAAACGCTGCCGGCCTACCTGGCCCGGGTCAACGACGAGTTCGTCCGGGCGATGCGTCAGTGCAGCCCAGCCACCATGATCGACCTGCTGTCCCACCTGGGGCCGCAACTGGACGCGGTGTGGGCGGACATCGACTTGGACGGGCCGGCGCACCTCAACGTTTCCTGGGCCGGGGCTGCGACGAGCCCGGCCTGGCTCGACATCGCGCGGGACTACACCGAGTACTGGGTGCATCAACAACAGATTCGCGATGCGGTGTCCGCCCCGGGCGCTGACGAACCCCGCCTGCTCAATCCGGTTCTGGTCGCGTTCCTGCATGCGGTGCCCTTCGCGTTGCGCGAGCATCCGCGGCCGGCCGGCACGGCGGTCGGGTTCGACATCACCGGTCCGGCCGGCGGACACTGGGCACTGATCTCAGACGGCTCGCGGTGGGACCTGGTTGCCGGATCGGTACCCGATCCGGCAGCGGCGGTGCGAATGGATCAGGACACGCTGTGGCGACTGGCCAGCCGCGGGATCTCTGCGGAGCAGGGACGCCAACGTGCCGAATTGCATGGCGACAGCCAACTTGCCGAAGCCGCGGCATCGCTACTCGCCGTGGTTCTCTGA
- a CDS encoding NADP-dependent oxidoreductase, protein MQAVITGDRAAGFAGLSLSEVPYPHAAENDVVVRVHAASFTPGELDWPGTWTDRAGRDRTPAVPGHEVSGTVVELGYGTTGLTIGQRVFGITDWARDGTLAEYVAVEARNLAPLSADVDHVVAAALPISGLTAWQGFFVHGRLSAGQTVLIHGVAGAVGSIAVQLARACGARVIGTGRAAQRDTALDLGADVFVALEQGWPEAVGQVDLVFDVLGGEILDRSAQVVRPGGTLVTIAEPPRIQPADARAVFFVVEPDRSQLVMLERRLRKGRLRPSVGAVTPLADAVSAFDPGKRAAGKTIIRVVDGG, encoded by the coding sequence GTGCAAGCAGTGATCACCGGTGACCGGGCGGCGGGCTTCGCCGGACTGTCACTGTCCGAGGTGCCGTACCCGCACGCGGCCGAAAACGACGTCGTCGTGCGGGTACACGCGGCGTCGTTCACGCCTGGCGAACTCGACTGGCCGGGAACGTGGACCGACCGGGCCGGCCGGGACCGCACGCCGGCCGTACCGGGTCACGAAGTCTCCGGAACCGTCGTCGAACTCGGCTACGGCACAACGGGCCTGACGATCGGACAGCGGGTGTTCGGGATCACCGACTGGGCTCGTGACGGCACGCTCGCCGAGTATGTCGCGGTCGAGGCGCGCAATCTTGCCCCGTTGTCGGCCGATGTCGATCATGTTGTCGCAGCGGCGCTTCCGATCTCGGGCTTGACGGCCTGGCAGGGATTCTTCGTTCACGGACGGCTCTCCGCGGGGCAGACGGTGCTGATCCACGGTGTGGCCGGCGCCGTCGGATCGATCGCGGTGCAGCTGGCACGCGCATGCGGAGCCCGGGTGATCGGTACCGGTCGTGCGGCGCAGCGCGATACCGCGCTCGATCTGGGCGCCGACGTTTTCGTGGCACTCGAGCAAGGCTGGCCCGAGGCCGTCGGCCAGGTCGACCTGGTCTTCGATGTCCTCGGCGGTGAGATCCTGGATCGCTCAGCACAGGTGGTGCGGCCGGGCGGGACCTTGGTCACCATCGCGGAACCGCCGCGAATTCAGCCGGCAGACGCTCGCGCGGTCTTTTTCGTCGTCGAGCCCGACCGGTCACAGCTCGTCATGCTGGAGCGCAGACTTCGCAAGGGGCGACTGCGGCCGTCCGTCGGAGCGGTGACCCCGCTGGCGGATGCGGTGTCGGCATTCGACCCGGGGAAGCGGGCCGCGGGCAAGACGATCATCCGGGTCGTCGACGGCGGCTGA
- a CDS encoding cupin domain-containing protein, translated as MLAAGNVTVTDLLCVTPPRIPEGAHAMTQIVEIPPADEGVQPHRHSGPVFGYVLEGSILFELEGEAPRKIVAGEAFWEPGGDVVHYQVANLDQHNRSVFLAVCICAPGVDMITMLDPEEIKARDHLRHPSARQTTSR; from the coding sequence ATGCTGGCTGCAGGCAACGTCACGGTCACCGATCTTCTGTGCGTCACCCCGCCGAGGATTCCCGAAGGCGCGCACGCGATGACACAGATCGTCGAGATCCCGCCGGCCGACGAGGGAGTGCAACCGCACCGCCATTCCGGGCCCGTTTTCGGCTACGTCCTGGAGGGTTCGATCCTGTTCGAACTGGAAGGCGAAGCTCCGCGGAAAATTGTCGCAGGCGAAGCCTTTTGGGAGCCCGGTGGGGATGTGGTCCATTACCAGGTCGCGAACCTGGACCAGCACAACCGCAGCGTGTTCCTTGCGGTCTGCATCTGTGCGCCGGGCGTCGACATGATCACCATGCTGGACCCCGAGGAGATCAAGGCCCGCGATCATCTGCGTCACCCGAGCGCACGTCAAACCACGAGTCGTTGA
- a CDS encoding LysR substrate-binding domain-containing protein codes for MELRQLEYFIAVAGEMSFSRAANQTHVVQSALSTAVAKLEKELGVELFDRSKHQIRITPAGELFREHARQVVQAARLAKDAVTAYHGELTGTVDLGSLISFGTLDVPKVLGDFHHDYPFVRIRLRQSQIGSIAYLSAIADGSLDLALISAPDRFPARVDMRLLCQEPMVFVCRTDHRLARREAVGVTELCDEDLIGFPSEFGLRRLVDGAFTAAGVSARVSHEVALEYAIAGRLVRHGLGTIVMPASEAAHYPDLRAIDIRPAIVWEIYLASAERSRLGPASAKLAEFLLASAPSSAT; via the coding sequence ATGGAACTTCGCCAGCTTGAGTACTTCATCGCGGTCGCCGGCGAGATGAGTTTCTCCCGGGCCGCGAACCAGACCCATGTGGTCCAGTCGGCCCTGTCGACGGCGGTCGCGAAGCTGGAGAAGGAGCTCGGAGTGGAGCTGTTCGACCGCTCCAAACATCAGATCAGAATCACGCCGGCGGGCGAGTTGTTCCGGGAGCACGCGCGTCAGGTGGTCCAGGCCGCCCGGCTGGCCAAGGATGCGGTGACCGCGTATCACGGGGAGCTCACGGGCACGGTCGATCTCGGGTCCCTGATCTCGTTCGGCACGCTCGACGTGCCGAAGGTGCTCGGCGACTTTCACCACGACTATCCATTCGTCCGAATCAGATTGCGGCAGAGTCAAATTGGTTCTATCGCTTACCTCTCGGCGATCGCGGACGGGTCACTCGACCTGGCTCTCATATCAGCCCCCGACCGGTTCCCCGCCCGGGTGGACATGCGGCTGCTGTGTCAAGAGCCGATGGTGTTCGTCTGCCGTACCGATCATCGACTTGCGCGCCGCGAGGCAGTCGGTGTCACCGAGCTCTGCGATGAGGATCTGATCGGCTTCCCCTCCGAGTTCGGGCTCAGACGTCTCGTCGATGGCGCATTCACTGCCGCAGGAGTTTCGGCGCGGGTGTCCCATGAGGTGGCCCTCGAGTATGCGATCGCCGGGCGCCTCGTCCGACACGGCCTGGGCACCATCGTCATGCCGGCCAGTGAAGCGGCCCACTATCCAGACCTGCGTGCCATCGACATCCGACCGGCCATCGTGTGGGAGATCTACCTCGCTTCGGCAGAACGGTCGCGCCTCGGGCCCGCCAGCGCAAAGCTGGCGGAATTCCTGCTCGCGTCCGCCCCCTCCTCGGCGACCTGA
- a CDS encoding WS/DGAT/MGAT family O-acyltransferase, producing the protein MKRLSGWDAFLLYTETPNVHMHTLKIAVIALEDMGDRTFGIDEFREVIRGRLHKLDPFRYQLVDIPFKFHHPMWRENCDVDLEYHVRPWRVRAPGGRRELDEAIGEIGSTPLDRSRPLWEMYFVEGLANGRIAVVGKIHHALADGVASANLLARGMDLRDGPDRDDDSYATDPAPSKTELVRSAFADHMRQLGRLPGTVRYTAKGFGRVRRSSRKLSPELTRPFTPPPSFMNHILDEKRRFATATLALADVKETSKALGVTINDLVLAMSSGALRALSLKYDGKADHPLLASVPMSFDFSPDRISGNRFSGVLVALPVDVADTAERVRRAHDAAALAKESHQLIGPELIARWAAYMPPAPVEAAFKWLSHQDGQNKVLNLNISNVPGPRERGKVGGATVTEIYSVGPITTGSGLNITVWSYVDQLNISVLSDDATVDDPHEVTDGMLEEFREIRRVAGLSDKLTVVESAMPQ; encoded by the coding sequence GTGAAACGGCTGAGTGGGTGGGACGCGTTCTTGCTGTACACCGAGACGCCGAATGTGCACATGCACACGTTGAAGATCGCGGTCATCGCGCTCGAAGACATGGGGGATCGGACGTTCGGCATCGACGAATTCCGGGAGGTGATCCGCGGACGGCTGCACAAGCTGGACCCGTTCCGGTATCAGCTCGTCGACATCCCGTTCAAGTTCCACCACCCGATGTGGCGGGAGAACTGCGACGTCGACCTGGAGTACCACGTCCGGCCGTGGCGGGTGCGCGCGCCGGGGGGCCGCCGCGAACTCGACGAGGCCATCGGGGAGATCGGCAGCACCCCGCTGGACCGCAGCCGGCCGCTGTGGGAGATGTACTTCGTCGAAGGCCTGGCCAACGGGCGTATTGCGGTGGTCGGAAAGATCCACCACGCACTCGCCGATGGGGTCGCCTCGGCGAATCTGCTCGCCCGCGGCATGGATCTGCGCGACGGTCCGGATCGCGACGACGATTCGTATGCCACCGATCCCGCGCCCAGCAAGACTGAACTGGTGCGCTCGGCATTCGCCGACCACATGCGCCAGCTCGGCCGGTTGCCCGGGACCGTGCGCTACACGGCCAAGGGGTTCGGCCGGGTGCGGCGCAGCAGCCGCAAGCTGTCGCCCGAGCTGACCCGGCCCTTCACCCCGCCGCCCAGCTTCATGAACCACATCCTCGACGAGAAGCGCCGGTTCGCCACGGCCACACTGGCATTGGCCGACGTCAAGGAGACCAGCAAGGCGCTCGGGGTGACGATCAACGACCTGGTGCTGGCCATGTCGTCCGGAGCGCTGCGCGCGTTGTCGCTGAAATACGACGGCAAGGCCGACCATCCGCTGCTGGCCTCGGTGCCGATGAGTTTCGACTTCTCGCCGGACCGCATCTCGGGGAACCGGTTCAGCGGTGTGCTGGTGGCGCTGCCGGTGGACGTCGCCGACACTGCCGAGCGGGTGCGTCGCGCTCATGACGCGGCCGCGCTGGCCAAGGAAAGTCATCAACTCATCGGCCCGGAACTGATCGCGCGCTGGGCCGCGTACATGCCGCCCGCCCCGGTGGAGGCGGCGTTCAAATGGCTGTCCCACCAAGACGGTCAGAACAAGGTGCTCAATCTCAACATCTCGAACGTGCCGGGTCCGCGGGAGCGCGGCAAGGTCGGCGGGGCCACGGTCACCGAGATCTATTCGGTGGGGCCGATCACGACCGGCAGCGGGCTCAACATCACCGTGTGGAGCTATGTCGATCAACTCAACATCTCGGTGCTCTCCGACGATGCCACGGTCGACGATCCGCATGAAGTCACCGACGGCATGCTCGAGGAGTTTCGCGAGATCCGCAGGGTGGCAGGGCTTTCCGACAAGCTGACCGTCGTCGAGTCCGCGATGCCGCAGTAG